The DNA region GCCTGGCTGCGATAAAGAGTACCTGTTCTCAACTGTGGTATTTCTCAGATGGAAGTGAGCACTGGCCGGTTACTGAACACTACTGTGGGTTATTCTTAGTTTAATCGatttcctctttaatgtttgtacTTGCAGAGTGTCAACAGCTCATCAAGTAGTGCCAAGCAGTGGTTGTTGAGCTTGGTCGCATTCTGGAATCTCACAAACTAAACAGTGTTAATTGATCCGGGCTGCATGAACCCGACTGACCCTGAGCTCCCAAACCTTGTTGGGTTGTGATTTGTTTAAATGCTAAATAATTCAAGGAAATGCAAAATGCTATTATAGCATTAGATAAGATACTTAAAGCCACTACAAGGATTTTTTTAACTGGTTATTAAACGGTCCTTCAGAAAAACCACAGCAAATGAGACAATCAGGGAGAAAATTGGCTTTAAACTATTCTCAATGTCTGTGGTCGGGATGGGCAGTTCATTACACTGCCACCTACTGGACCAGGACACCTTGATGCAGTTGGTCCACTTTGAGTGAGTCTACCTTGCTTGGAAGTaactacctccaccaaggatgTAATCTTTTCATCAGCTTGTGTTTGTTAGCAAGactatgcaaaaactacagaaaagatttccatgaaacatggtggaaggatgcaatGTGGGCcaattcaattttggtgcagatccagatcaggatTTGTTCCACTTTCGTTAACATGAAGAAGCATGTTTACAATTTGGTGTGgctggattgaatttaagggaactgttggtaTGTACTCCTCTAGTCCGTCCGTCCAtcagttagcaggattatgcaaaagctaCTAGAAGGAAAGGAAGAGTCCTTCTAGTTCTTCATTTAGTCATAACCCTCCAGCCATATGTATGGCTGCACTAATCCATTTTGCTTCAGTGTTAACCTGCAGAAACGCAGCAGGGCATCCAAGGCCTAGTGAGGTCAGACTGCCTGAATCTCACACAATCCTGAGGAATTCACAGAGTCGAGTGGTGGCTACTCActctacaaacacaaaacacagaaacagaacatTACATCAGTGAAGACAACAAGGCCAGGCCTGGCTGCTACCTGACCTGGACGTCAGACCGACAGAGCAAACGTCTGGAAAATTCTGTTTTGGAGGTACAGACTGAAAGAGTGCTCACACTCTACTGAGGGAAACCCCTTTCTCTAGTGGTGACCAGCGTGGCCAGGAGAATATCCACAGATTGAGAGAGGACGAAACGAGAAGAGCATGATCAGGTTTCCAAACAGCTCCTTGTAGACCTGTCAGTCATCAGTGAGCCTCAGGTCAAGGACCTGTGGGAGCTCATTAGCTGGAGGTTTACTGGAAGAATACTCAACCACATTCATATAGTACAAATATTTAACATGCTTTGTTTTTGCATATTTAGAGAGGGTGTGGGGGGAGTTATCTGCAAGATGTGAACAAAAATGTTTACTCTTACATCGCAGAGCAGCTGAAATCCTTTTAAATTAATGGTTTTGAAATTGTCAGGCTAGCAGACATCAAAGCTCAAAGACTCCTTTTAACAATCTGTAAACGTTTGCACCAACTAGAGGATTTGTGTTTGAGGAAAACAGACTGAAACCAACAGCCCTGCATCTGGTGGCACGGAGCTGATAGCAGTGATGGTAGGAGGCGAGTCACGACACAGAGAGCGTTTGGCCTTGGACCCTGACAGAGTGATGTTCGAAATTCCTGAGCAGCCTCGCCCCTTACTTTAGACTGCTGTTCTCACTACTTCAGTGAGACTGCAGGCTCCCTCTCAACCAACAATCAGCCCTTTCACTAGCCCGTGGCAGCTCAAGCATCTAACGTACCCTGGAGGTATTCTCACAGTAGGCCAAGCTCCAAATGTGGCCCAGCGTCTTTCCACTTAAACAAATCCATTTTACTGCCTTTCTGCTCAGGGAGGTCAGGACAACAAGAGCATTCCTACAGATACCTGCCAGGAAATCAGGTGGTTTATACTGAATTAGCAGGGTAAATATAGCAAAGTGAGCAGCTGGGGAAATCTATAACAACAAAATTAGAAGTTCAGAGGTTCAGAGGCAAAGGTCAAGGGCCAGTGAACTTCAGAGGTGACTGGCACAAAAAAATAGATGCAGTTGACGGGCTGCGTACAGATAGACAGTTGGGATTTCCTATCAGCtgtggttgatgctggtaataGATATAGGGGCGACGAGAGTATCTTAACATCCAGCTGACAGGATAAGTAAACTGATAACTTAATAGACAGAAAAATTACTTGCAGTTTTTCTCTTCatatcatctcatctcatctcatcttcatccgcttatccggggtcgggtcgcggggggagcagctcaagcagggggccccagacttccctttcccgaTTTCTCTTCATATCAGTGATAACTTAATATATGTTTGGGTGCTGAACTGCTGAAATCAGGTAAATTGAAGATGTCCCTCAAGACCCCTCacaattacaaatattttgttaGGAAAAAATGTCAGTAATTAGTCCAAATAACAATCAATATTAACTGACATTGCAATAGTAAGTTGTATAGGTGATAACATATGATTAACTTCACAAAACAGGTACAAACTAGAATTAAATCTCTGTCaagtacaaattaaattaaatcaagctgcaccaagcTCATATCAGTCCACTAAATATGCCTTCTTTCTATCtcgatccatgaattattacctgggaaaactatgaaaatgttgaaaaacaccctatCTTCTACTGTTAAAGAATGTGAAACAAATTCCGCACCATAATTGAATTGGTTCTTGAAATACCACTTCCTTCCACCTAGTTTCATGGAagtctgttcagttgttttagTCAAATCTAaaccaaaccaacaaaccaaccaaccatgCTAATGTAACTTTGAAAATTAACATCAGAAAAAGGCACCTGTGCTTGATGAATCTTGCATGGTATGCAGTAGGTTTATATGCACAAAGTTGGGTTATGTTCGACACTGAAAATGTGTCAACAAAAAGGGATCAAATATTTTTACCAAATTCTTGGTTTAAAGGTAATTTTATAATGCAACTGCCACAGTGGCTGATGGCCAAACTTTATTCTGTATCATCTGACTCTATGATGTTAAGTCACCCTGAATTATTAGTGTAAAGCAACTAATCAGTTAACCAAGCATATATGCAGAATAGAATGGTTGGAATCCCAAGCAGCTCCACCAATTCAAGGTCTGTGGGGCTTTCCCAGTCATAGACAGTTACTGGCACTGTTACACCAGTTTAATATATAAAACGGACCATTTAGCAGCAATCAACCGGATAAAACACAAGGTCAGGAGACGACTACAACTTTAACTCCAAACTAGAACCAAGTAGCACGTGTTGTCAGCCCCTTTGGCAAAGTGGGATACCATCTTAGGTTTCTATGGAGACTTTTTTATAACCTTTACTGTTATAAGAGATCTGTTATTTtcaaagaaattgtacttttaGCACAATGCAACCGAACAGGTCTTTAATGAAGTTTTATTATGCTGTTGTCTCAAGGGATCTCTGTATCTTGTCTTTGGTCTGTCTTGTTTTAATTGCCCTTAACCAAATTATTATAGTGTCACtgcattatattgttttttttcttatttcttggTTGAACTCACAATTCCCACACAGTTTTTCACGTGAAGGACAGATTTTCAAGTTTCCAAGTttcggacttttattccacccccacacctctaggatgtgttaaattaacacattatatcatatcatattatactgcattacattgcatattgcaatctgacactgttcactgttttgcatttagcatttcactttttacttaactttttatatattttatctttatatatatttttattcagaaatgtttatgtcaaaataaatgttactttgtataaatattggtaaaaagtgagtaaataagaagtaaacagtgagtaaatatatactggtttcctattttttattgctctcctatgtatgttgtatttattgcgtttttatgtttctatgttcattgtatgcaccaataaccagagcaaattccttgtatgtgtaaacgtacttggcaataaaatacttctgattctgattatatTGTCCCtcttgtgtctcctgtgtgcagactatgtgtgtgtgtgtgtgtgtgtgaggtgaacAAAGTGGTGGACTCTCGCCATCAGGACTTCAGGACACATCGAGCAGCAGCCGGACCAGGGCTGATCCCACACTGCTGCACACAGAGGAGTCTAAATGGGGAGGCCACCACTTACTTCAAAGCCGGAATGAACAGCCCAGGGGGGGCAAAAGTTGAGGAGGTAACTTTTAAAAGCTCGATGTCAAAATGTCAGCCAAATATCTCCTCCCTGTGGCGCACACATTTTAATGAGAAGCAACGCCTCGAGTGGTTGTTATTATCAGAGAAACCCTCAGATCAGAGAGTTTAGAAGAAAGTGGGTGAAATGTCAATGTTGAGCTTCTACCAGCCTCTCCACAGATGTGTGAGCTCACAGGGACACAAGCTGCTCCTTTCACCGTGAAACCCCCCGGTCACGTTTCACTCCTCCACCCTGGAGTCTGCCCGCTGCTCAGCCGGGACCACACGGAGCAGAACGACCCCCCCGACTCACCTAGGTCGTCCATGttggctcctgctgctgctggacgggCTCGCTTTAAAGTTCAactcttcagcttctcctctccCGGACCGAGTCggacttcttctcctctctctcaacttctctgctgctgctggtttacaCTGGAAGTTGGTCAGGAGAGAGGTCGGGAGCGCGCAGGGGTTTGTGCATGTGTACTTCACCCGGAGCGCGCTTAGATAGACTGAGGCTCGGggatgtagtgacatctagtggccaCGGACAggaactaactaactaactaattaactaactaactaactaactaactaactaactaactaactatctatctatctatctatctatctatctatctatctatctatgtatggatgtatgtatggatgtatgtatggatgtatggatggatggatggatggatggatggatagatagatagatagatagatagatagatagatagatagatagatagatagatagatagatagatagatagatagatagatagatagatagatagatagatagatagatagatagatagatggctagatagatagatagatggctagatagatagatagatagatagatagatagatagatagatagatagatagatagatagatagatagatagatagatagatagatagacagacagacagacagacagacagacagacagacagacagacagacagacagaattcAGAACTCAGACAATGTTTTTACTGCCAAGCAGGTTTCCACATACAAGGAtggatataaaatataaatagtataaatataaaaaataggaaactaAATTAAGTTAATATGTacaatatggccaaaatggccactaaatgcaaaatagcaggctttatgtttcaaattgcaccaaagACTTTTTTGtctgtctggtcatgatacacctgtgtatcgatttttgtgaagatcggtcaatgtgaataTGTtcagggggtctcggggggggggggcaccgttgagccattttgcgacgcccattgaaaattcctccagaatacgtaaatatTCACcattttctaactttctgcaaattttggtacgAATTtgagccaattcatttgcctgaataataataataataatcataatccttacaatttcaatagggcctcactgtctgtcagtgcctgtcagtgctcgggccctaattaaataTACTATAAGCACCAGGGGAGGGATGTGCAATACGTTGTAAGTAAATATTTgagactggattgtgcaaaGCACAGTTCATCCATTATCTGCCAGGGGGAAGTTAGAGTGTCAAAGCGTCAGGGTCACATCAGTAAGTCTGTGATCCACCTACAGATGGAGTCAGGCACGCTCAGCTGAGAGAGTTTGTCCTGAAGCAGAGCAGGGATTATAGTGTTGAGtgcagagctgaagtccacaaacatgGAGTAGGTTCCTGGGGAgtccaggtgctggaggatgaagtggagagCCATGTTTACTGCACGGTCTTCAGATCTGTAGAGGGACTAGGTGGGGGTTGGTGACCTTGAGGTGGGAAAAAACAAGGCGTTCAAAAGACTTCCACAAAAGGCAGGGCGATGGGTCTGTTGTCATAAAGTCCTgtggttattgtttttttggggatgaGATCAAGGTGGAGGGTGTTTAGCAGGCAGGCACATATATATTTCTCCCCTCTCCAGGATTGAAAGGGGTGGCAATGTGGTAGAGGGAAGGGGGCACTGTGGTGGGCAGGTGTTTATGAACTGGAGTTGAACTGCGGATATTTCAATAAAATCCAGGAGAATGGGTTGTTCTGGAACTGTACCTAGGACCATGCCATAATATGCAATTGACTTTAGACAATACAGgaatgtgtgcttgtgtttgcttGCAAGTATGTATTAACTGGATTTATGTAATCATATGCAATAAACAGATTTGGAAGTGCAATAATAAATTGAACTGGTTTACCATCTGCTTGCACTTTCAAATAATAACCTGGTAGCaagtatatttaaaaatctAAGTTTATTATAGAGTCTGGGACCTTCACAACAGAGGCATGCAACATTACTGGTAAGAACTCTTGAGCCAGACAAACcaaagagaaagatggagacaaCACTGAAAATGTGTGACAAagcttttattaaattatagTTCGTAAAACACCTTGGAATGTGACCATGAACGTCACCATATCAATCCCATAGGCCGGTACAGGGACTTTAAGAGGTAGCGTAAAATAAAGAACTATAACATGCTGGCAATGATATCACAGTGCAGTGGAACCAGAATTAATCATCTcaattttaaatcaaatgtagCCATGAAATGTAGTCCATGTCTCTGCATGTCACAGACCTACATGAGAAAACTAGTTATGCATGTGTAAGTATTAAGTATTTGTGCCTCCCAAAGTCTAACAACTCGATAATGAAACGGAAAAATACAAGCTTGGAAAATACTGAACTTCAAAccaaataaatcacattaaaagAACATCAAGACCTTTGAAGATGCAAAAATCCTTTTTTTGGTTTTACTCAAATGTGATGCTGTTGATTCCCAACTTGAGTAATTTCCCTTATAAAAGGGATCAAAAAGTTTTAAATgctaaaatgtcattaaatatattttcagtcTGATAGTAAATAGAATAGGGGAAAATACTTTTAGAAGTCTACAGGTTTTagtttcctttcttctttctcacTAAGGGGCTGCTGGGAGAGGAGTTTCTCATGCAGACGGTGGTGTTTGCCGATGCCCAGCCTCGGCAGGCCCCGGTTCAGCCCCTCCAGCAGCACGCAGGCCTTGCAAAGTGCCTGGCTGGAGATGTAGCCGCACCGACCACAGGTCCCCTGCACGGGCATCTTCACCCCGTCCCGCACGGAGAGGTTCTCCCCGGAGTGGATGATATCCATGATGGAGCTGGGCCTTACACTCTCCAGGTCCTTTAGAAAGGTCCTGGCGTGGCCACGATATGCGTTGGGAGAGTAGATACATTCAGTGGAAAAGTAGTCCAACTTCTTAAAGTAAGCGTACAGTACAATCTCCTTCTCATACGCGTATTTGAGGGGCTTGCAGCGCGGCACGACCCCGTCCCCCTCGCTGACAGTGGAGATGGCGGTGCAGCGGCGTAGACGAGCTATATCCCCTCGCATGACGTTCATCAGAACTGTTTCTGCCACATCATCGGCGTTGTGACCtgtccaaaaaaaacaaaaacagatccaGCTACTGAAACCAAACCCAACAAATGATTTACTGTTTAAGGTTAAGACTGATAAatataagattaagatacatttatttgtcccaaacacatgcacagacatgcacaagcacactcatgcaaggagggaaatttaacctctgcttttaacccatctggtgcaggacacacagagcagtgggcagccatgtaaggcgcccggggagcagatgttgggggagtaaggtgccttgctcaggggcactagacagggtagggagaatcctcttggatttttggacagatcaatccaggttcgtctttttgttgtttctccgtggagtcgaaccagagacgaaccagagacctttcctgcccatagtccaagtgtCTGCCACTAGTCTGTACATTTCAGGGTTAAAAATCGTGTATTGATGGTTTGTAAGGGCTATATGGATTTAACGTTACCTGTACATATCTTGTCCACTTTCAGCATGATGGCTCCTCTGTCGAGCGCCTGCCTTCTGAACACTCCACAGAAGGTGCAGTTATTTTTCAGTCCCACCTGCTTCACTATAGCATCCATAGTCCAGCCATACAGCTCCTCATAAGACACAATCATCAGTGGGAGTTCATACTGCTGCTGATTCCTCTTCACGGTCTCCAACGAGTCGTCCCGGTAACCAGTGATTCCCTCATCCACCGAGAGAAGCATAAGTTCAAGGCCATAGTTGTATCGCTCATTTAGGAGCTTCATTACATGTGCGAGCACTGTCGAGTCCTTCCCTCCCGAGGCAGCGATTCCTACAATTTCCCCAGGTTGGAAGAGCTTTGCTGCCAAAATCGTCCGATGCACCTCCTCCTCAAAGGCCCAGAAGAAGCATTCCTTACACAACGAGTGGCCGGTTTTTGGACGCTTTAGCATAGCTCGCTTCTctccacagctgctgcacaggATAGGCATCTTGACTGTTGACAAAAGGTTTTGGAATGAGGTTATAAAATTAGTTTAACAAGTGTTTCTTGTTATGTCAAAGTCCTATGGAAGCACAAACCTACAAAGCTTTTTTCGATGCAGGTGTTTTTAACAAAGCAAACAGTCTTTGTTTATTGTAGATTGgttatatatgtttgtttaagtCAAGTGTATTTAAATCTTATTAAGTTGTGGGAACAAGAAAAAATACATGAGAGTAAATTATTCAAACAAGATTATAACCTGTTCTCACAAACATGAAAAACTATTATCGTTCGAACAACAgatttagatagatagagtattttattcatccccgaagggaaattaagtcgtcatagcagccggtatatttgaatacaataaaatacaatacaatagaataaaaaatattgaggtagaaagaataaaaacagaaacacaagataaataggtagataaggtgcagtggcaagatgatggtaatagtactgatgatatgatggtaatgttattgttagacagtatataaaaatagtaatgtatatatagtatataatataacataatatatttatatatgatagtaattataccaatataatagcagtatatagtaataatggcagcaatagtatatataataataataatataataataataattataattataacatgtacaaatgtataaaaatgtgtatatagacttatatatacaaagaatatacaaagagtatgatataatatatgatatatagtagaggtataaatataagtatttgactatacaatagataatataatatactatgagtgtaagaatatgtagacagtgtgcaaaagacaatattattgtataaaatgataaataatataaatatggtttatattaacaattAATCACCACATGTGGCTGCAAAGGCAGTGTTATTCAACCAAAGTTATATAGTGCTgcattaatataataataatataagagATTTATCAGTATCCTTTAAGTAGAGATTCTGGATTTCATTAATCTATGACTCGAAAAATCCACAAAACATGACACTGTTTGTGCTTCCAGGAAGATACTCTGTCATCTATCAGTGTATCTTCTAAAGGAGAACTAAACACTACAGATATGCTACATGGTGGTTCAATCCAGAAACTCCCTCTGTCCCAATTCAATAATTGattttactgttatttatgCCACTGTCTCACAATACACACTAACACTACTGTAGTACAACATACAGCAGAAGAGGGCAACTAAACAGTCCTGGTCACAGTTAAATCAGTTGAACAAGTAATGCTGAACTCAAGAGTTAAACTTAATGACTAATAAAAATGCCCTTACTTGATGTCCAATAGAATCATAGTCTGGATAAAAAGAATTGTTGTATCAATTACCCGTTTTAAAGGTGAACATTCGCTAGCTACGTTAGCTGTGCTGGTGTCTTCATAGAGAAACGCTGACATGAAGTTGATAAAAACGACTAAAACCTTAACATATAAACGTTGAAGTGTGCTTAATATAAGTAAAGCACACAAGTGGCAGTAATCAGTTTTAGTATCGTTATTGAAGTCAAATAATACGAGATTATACCTCAACAACATCATCATACGGTCAACATTGAACGTGTCTTGCGAGCTAGGCTAAGCTAACAGCAACATTAATGTAAGATAACGCGTCATACCAACTTCTCCGACGAGCCCAGCTCTGAACTGAGGATATGAGGCGGAAGTGTCCCAGGAAAAGCTGGTTAAAGTATAAATTGTCTTACTTAAACAACTTGAGTTTCATACGAATGAGCTGAGGTTGTGTAGCATGTTACTTCATCGTGTGTGTGCTCTTCTTCTCCGGTGAACAGAGCGTGGTGGCGGATGTAAGGCTCTGCAGCACAGCCTATCGACCGGAGTTGGACAGTGCATCTAAAACTGTAATACCAACAGGCCTgaaatgtgtctgtggcagaggtgtaaaaagtactgaaatattgtactcaagttaaagtacctttactttgatgaaattttacttaagtacaagtaaaagtacccatctaaaaatctactcaagtaaaagtaaaaagtagttcatttaaaatgtactttaagtaaaagttacttagtttcttccaacaacttgatgttttttttttactcagtaacagATGTTATTttcaatgtagcgaagtacaatactttggttaaaatctacttaagtaaaagtaaagttacccatttcaaaaaccactcaaaaaattacacgaaaaaactactcaattacagtgacgtgagtaaatgtaattcgttactttacacctctggtcTGTGGTACTTTCAGTAGTCATTAAATATTACTGATATTGTTACTTTAAATAagtctgtgttgtgtcttcGAGGTGAACCTGAGAAGTCTGGCAAAGAGCAATGAGAGGTAAATGaaacaaacaggtgaaaggTAAGCAATAAGGATTTATTAATTTGCATCAAAGAAGGTCACTACTGCAACAGCTGCAATGGATA from Limanda limanda chromosome 5, fLimLim1.1, whole genome shotgun sequence includes:
- the ctu1 gene encoding cytoplasmic tRNA 2-thiolation protein 1, with translation MPILCSSCGEKRAMLKRPKTGHSLCKECFFWAFEEEVHRTILAAKLFQPGEIVGIAASGGKDSTVLAHVMKLLNERYNYGLELMLLSVDEGITGYRDDSLETVKRNQQQYELPLMIVSYEELYGWTMDAIVKQVGLKNNCTFCGVFRRQALDRGAIMLKVDKICTGHNADDVAETVLMNVMRGDIARLRRCTAISTVSEGDGVVPRCKPLKYAYEKEIVLYAYFKKLDYFSTECIYSPNAYRGHARTFLKDLESVRPSSIMDIIHSGENLSVRDGVKMPVQGTCGRCGYISSQALCKACVLLEGLNRGLPRLGIGKHHRLHEKLLSQQPLSEKEERKLKPVDF